Proteins found in one Thermodesulfatator atlanticus DSM 21156 genomic segment:
- a CDS encoding polyprenyl synthetase family protein, with translation MSLSPDFFDWLKARQELINSALLRYVPREAGYAARLFDAMHYSLMAGGKRLRPIFVLAAAEIFGKPYEEFLPAACALECIHTYSLIHDDLPAMDDDDLRRGKPTCHKAFDEATAILAGDGLLTHAFYLLAHEELVRHFPPENIIKAIRLVAEAAGLKGMVAGQMADLLAEGRKVDADELFFIHSHKTAALIRASVLLAPILIGATQEELNALAKYGQNIGLAFQIIDDILDLVADEEVLGKPVGSDLAKEKATYPALFGLEASREKAKSLLEDALSALSPFGVRAKALSDIAYYVLERKL, from the coding sequence GTGAGCCTTTCGCCGGATTTTTTTGATTGGTTAAAAGCACGCCAAGAGCTCATTAACAGCGCTCTTTTGCGTTACGTGCCGCGCGAGGCGGGCTATGCTGCGCGCCTTTTTGACGCCATGCATTATAGCCTTATGGCAGGGGGCAAACGCCTGCGTCCTATCTTTGTGCTTGCTGCGGCAGAAATTTTTGGAAAACCCTATGAAGAATTTTTACCTGCGGCTTGTGCCCTTGAGTGTATTCATACCTATTCTCTGATCCACGACGACCTTCCCGCCATGGATGATGACGATCTTCGCCGGGGAAAGCCCACGTGTCATAAGGCCTTTGACGAAGCCACGGCTATTTTGGCAGGAGACGGCCTACTAACCCACGCCTTTTATCTCCTGGCTCATGAAGAATTAGTCAGGCATTTTCCCCCAGAAAATATCATAAAGGCCATAAGGCTTGTTGCCGAAGCCGCAGGCTTAAAAGGCATGGTCGCAGGGCAGATGGCTGACCTTTTGGCAGAAGGCCGCAAAGTTGATGCGGATGAACTTTTCTTTATCCATTCCCACAAAACAGCCGCATTGATCAGGGCTTCGGTGCTCCTTGCTCCCATCCTCATAGGCGCCACACAAGAAGAATTAAACGCCCTGGCAAAATACGGGCAAAACATAGGCCTTGCTTTTCAAATCATTGACGACATCCTTGATCTAGTTGCCGATGAGGAAGTCCTGGGAAAACCCGTTGGCTCAGATCTTGCCAAGGAAAAGGCCACCTATCCCGCTCTTTTTGGGCTTGAAGCTTCGCGTGAAAAAGCAAAGTCGCTGCTTGAGGATGCTCTTTCGGCACTTAGCCCCTTTGGTGTACGGGCCAAGGCCCTTTCAGACATTGCTTATTACGTGCTTGAGCGCAAACTTTAA
- a CDS encoding cation:proton antiporter: MSLYTLVTFFLCVAVLSGYINYRFLRLPTGIGITIVAAFLAFFVLGLDAFFPAFHVKQHFTTIISRISFEEAVLHWMLGFLLFAGALHVNLENLLERLRTILSLATLGVFLATFFTGIFLHYAAKLFGLDIPLMWAFVFGALISPTDPVAVLSVLQKAGIPRRTEIVIVGESLLNDGVAVVLFLALLEIATATQEISLGHFLAFFAKECLGGLGLGVLLGYLCFLLLRSVDDYELEVLMTLTLVMVCFSVAEKFHFSGPLAVVAAGLLIGNHGRRLAMSERTVEHLDTFWRLVDGLLNAVLFMLIGLEVLLIKYNETNLLFGLVVIFLVLFGRFLSVLISTALTSWFKGLSLKKTAFFTWCGLKGGIAIALAFSLPENPLKDLFLTLTYFNVVFSVIFQGLTLRPIAERMKG; encoded by the coding sequence ATGTCTCTTTATACCCTGGTGACCTTCTTTTTGTGCGTGGCAGTGCTTTCGGGTTACATAAATTACCGCTTTTTGAGGCTTCCCACCGGCATTGGCATAACCATAGTGGCTGCTTTTTTGGCTTTTTTTGTCCTGGGGCTAGATGCATTTTTCCCGGCTTTTCACGTAAAGCAACACTTCACCACCATAATTTCTCGTATTTCTTTTGAAGAAGCTGTGCTTCACTGGATGCTTGGTTTTTTGCTCTTTGCCGGAGCCCTTCACGTGAATCTTGAAAATCTACTTGAGCGCCTGCGTACCATCTTAAGCCTTGCCACCCTGGGAGTATTTCTGGCCACCTTTTTTACCGGTATTTTTTTACACTATGCCGCCAAGCTCTTTGGCCTTGATATTCCCTTAATGTGGGCCTTTGTCTTTGGGGCCCTGATATCTCCCACAGATCCGGTAGCTGTTCTTTCTGTTTTACAAAAAGCAGGAATCCCCAGAAGGACCGAAATCGTAATTGTGGGCGAGTCGCTTTTAAACGACGGAGTTGCCGTTGTTCTTTTCCTGGCCCTGCTAGAAATAGCAACAGCTACCCAAGAAATTAGCTTAGGGCACTTTTTGGCCTTTTTTGCCAAGGAGTGCCTTGGCGGATTAGGGCTTGGAGTATTGCTTGGCTACTTATGCTTTTTATTGCTAAGAAGTGTTGATGACTATGAATTAGAAGTCCTGATGACGCTTACCCTGGTAATGGTTTGTTTTTCCGTAGCAGAAAAATTCCATTTCTCAGGGCCACTTGCCGTAGTAGCTGCCGGGCTTCTGATTGGCAATCACGGAAGACGTTTGGCCATGAGTGAAAGGACTGTGGAACACCTTGATACCTTCTGGCGCCTGGTGGACGGCCTTCTTAACGCAGTTCTTTTTATGCTCATTGGCCTTGAGGTGCTTCTAATCAAATATAACGAAACAAATTTGCTTTTCGGCCTGGTGGTCATCTTCTTGGTTCTATTTGGGCGGTTTTTAAGTGTCCTTATAAGCACGGCCTTAACCAGCTGGTTTAAGGGGCTTTCACTTAAAAAGACCGCCTTTTTCACCTGGTGTGGTTTAAAAGGCGGTATTGCCATTGCCCTTGCTTTTTCTCTGCCTGAAAACCCCTTAAAAGACCTCTTTTTAACGCTGACTTATTTCAACGTGGTGTTTTCGGTAATTTTTCAGGGGCTAACCCTTAGGCCCATTGCAGAAAGGATGAAGGGTTAA
- the xseA gene encoding exodeoxyribonuclease VII large subunit, whose translation MDALARGNLKETRRVFSVSELNQALKELIESKFPFVWVEGEIANVKTSQAGHIYFSLRDDGASLRAVLFRTYRSNLNFKLEDGLHVLCFGRLSLYEARGEYQLIVQQVEPVGYGVFRLALQQLQEKLAKEGLLDPARKRPLPFWPKVIGLITSLHGAAIHDFLRVGLGRNPLTRVLVYPVKVQGEDAPLEIMEGLLALSSFNEVEVIVITRGGGSIEDLIPFNHEGLARAIAASPVPVVSAVGHEIDVTICDLVADVRAPTPTAAAQLVFPKLADIENTLSLLARSLKRAMTGKIEREKERLIHLARRLKDPQRKIAEQQKLLDSLKRRLDLGISKQLTRKQQSLQSLARELHVLSPLAVLERGYSIARRVPDGKVLRSAEEASRGDELEIILSQGRLKATVKEVIARDENL comes from the coding sequence ATGGACGCTTTGGCAAGGGGTAACCTTAAAGAAACTAGAAGAGTTTTTTCGGTAAGTGAGCTCAACCAGGCCCTTAAAGAGCTTATCGAAAGCAAGTTTCCTTTTGTCTGGGTGGAAGGCGAAATTGCCAACGTAAAAACTTCCCAGGCCGGACATATTTACTTTTCCCTGCGCGATGACGGGGCAAGCTTGCGCGCGGTGCTCTTTCGCACGTATCGTTCCAACTTAAACTTCAAGCTTGAAGACGGGCTCCATGTGCTTTGCTTTGGAAGGTTAAGCCTTTATGAGGCGAGAGGCGAGTACCAACTCATAGTCCAGCAGGTTGAGCCCGTGGGCTACGGGGTCTTTCGACTTGCGCTTCAGCAACTTCAGGAAAAGCTTGCCAAAGAGGGCTTGCTTGACCCGGCCCGCAAAAGACCACTTCCCTTCTGGCCCAAGGTGATAGGCTTGATTACCTCCCTTCACGGCGCAGCTATCCATGATTTCTTAAGAGTAGGGCTTGGGCGCAATCCCTTGACCAGGGTCCTTGTTTATCCCGTCAAGGTTCAAGGAGAAGACGCCCCCCTTGAAATCATGGAAGGACTTCTCGCCCTTTCTTCTTTTAATGAAGTAGAAGTCATCGTGATAACAAGGGGTGGTGGTTCCATAGAAGACCTTATTCCCTTTAATCACGAGGGGCTGGCAAGGGCCATTGCTGCCTCTCCTGTGCCTGTTGTTTCAGCAGTAGGCCACGAAATCGACGTGACTATTTGTGATCTGGTGGCTGATGTGCGCGCACCTACCCCAACCGCTGCGGCTCAGCTTGTTTTTCCCAAGCTCGCCGATATTGAAAACACTTTATCCCTTTTAGCCCGTAGTCTTAAACGCGCTATGACAGGAAAGATTGAAAGAGAAAAAGAAAGGCTCATTCACCTTGCCAGACGCCTAAAAGACCCACAGAGAAAAATAGCAGAACAGCAAAAATTACTCGACTCCCTTAAAAGGCGTCTTGACCTTGGTATTTCAAAGCAGCTAACCCGTAAGCAGCAAAGTTTACAAAGTCTTGCCAGAGAACTCCACGTGCTATCTCCCCTGGCAGTGCTTGAAAGAGGCTACAGCATTGCGCGCAGAGTCCCGGATGGTAAAGTCCTGCGCAGCGCGGAAGAAGCATCCCGGGGAGATGAATTGGAAATAATCCTTTCTCAGGGAAGACTCAAGGCCACGGTCAAAGAGGTTATCGCTCGAGATGAAAACCTTTAG
- the xseB gene encoding exodeoxyribonuclease VII small subunit translates to MRFEEAFKLLEKIVHELEENDLPLEEALARYEEGVKLVRHLQNVLKEAEQKVEVLLKDHEGRLIRKPLLEDEV, encoded by the coding sequence ATGCGTTTTGAAGAAGCCTTTAAGCTTTTAGAAAAAATCGTCCACGAACTCGAAGAAAACGACCTTCCCCTTGAAGAGGCCCTGGCCCGGTACGAAGAAGGTGTAAAACTTGTGCGGCATTTGCAAAATGTCCTTAAGGAAGCTGAGCAGAAAGTTGAAGTGCTCCTGAAAGACCACGAAGGCCGGCTTATTCGCAAACCTCTTTTAGAGGATGAGGTGTGA
- a CDS encoding M23 family metallopeptidase, translating into MFFLFVFAKEGLSLSFLPEKPFPGTPVLVSLPTKAEKLIFLGKDFYAFAYQGKYYALVAVPLGVKPGTYTLKIYGEKITSTKIKIYPKKYPTEHLKVPPKMIHYPQEVIDRIKREVKAIKTTLSGFTPKPLFDGPFVWPAAGRLSSPFGFRRIYNDVPKSPHSGIDIAVPSGTPVKAANSGRVVLCGSFYLPGKILIIDHGLGIYTVYCHLSKILVKEGDFVDKGQKIALSGKSGRVTGPHLHFGVYVRGVKVDPKVLLEVF; encoded by the coding sequence GTGTTTTTCCTTTTCGTTTTTGCCAAGGAAGGGCTTTCGCTTTCTTTTTTGCCTGAAAAGCCCTTTCCCGGGACGCCGGTTCTGGTTTCCCTTCCCACTAAGGCAGAAAAGCTAATTTTCTTGGGAAAAGACTTTTATGCTTTTGCCTATCAAGGGAAATATTATGCCCTTGTCGCCGTGCCCCTTGGTGTAAAACCCGGCACTTACACCTTAAAAATTTACGGAGAAAAGATTACTTCAACAAAAATAAAGATTTATCCTAAAAAATACCCCACTGAGCATCTAAAAGTCCCGCCTAAGATGATTCATTACCCGCAAGAAGTCATTGATCGCATTAAACGGGAAGTAAAGGCCATAAAAACTACCCTTTCTGGCTTTACCCCAAAGCCCCTTTTTGACGGGCCTTTTGTATGGCCTGCGGCTGGGAGGCTTTCAAGCCCTTTTGGTTTTAGGCGCATTTATAACGACGTGCCCAAAAGCCCCCACTCGGGGATTGATATTGCAGTCCCTTCTGGCACGCCTGTTAAAGCGGCTAATAGCGGAAGAGTTGTTCTTTGCGGCAGTTTTTATCTTCCGGGAAAAATCTTAATTATTGACCACGGCCTTGGCATTTACACGGTTTATTGTCATCTCAGCAAGATTCTGGTGAAAGAGGGCGATTTTGTTGACAAAGGCCAAAAAATTGCCCTTTCAGGCAAAAGTGGCCGGGTAACAGGCCCTCACCTTCACTTTGGTGTTTACGTGAGAGGTGTTAAAGTTGATCCCAAAGTGCTCCTTGAGGTATTTTAA
- the dxs gene encoding 1-deoxy-D-xylulose-5-phosphate synthase, with product MAKILDRVNSPADLKKLKLRHLNKLSDELRELIINTVSQTGGHLAPNLGVVELTIALHYVFDSPKDKIVWDVGHQAYAHKLLTGRKESFHTLRQYGGIAGFPKRSESPHDIVDVGHSSTSISAALGLVVAQDMLKKEGKVVVVIGDGSMTAGLAFEGLNNAGHLKKDLIVILNDNEMSISPNVGALSSFLSRKLTGPVARRLKRELESFVSHLPGGEHLVQAIRKSEDAIKCLLTPGMLFEAFGFRYVGPIPGHNIEILINTLKNVKDLEGPTLVHVLTQKGKGYPPAEEEPERFHGLGPFDVKTGKPTVSKPSPPSYTSVFSKTMVRLGKEEPRLVAITAAMPSGTGLKAFSEKFPERFFDVGIAEQHAVTFAAGLALGGLIPVCAIYSTFLQRAFDQIIHDVALTDLHVVFAIDRGGIVGEDGPTHQGQFDLSYLRLIPNMTVMAPKDENELQHMLYTAIKCKGPVAVRYPRGAGVGVSLDWELKELPIGKAEIMREGADVLLLAIGNTVYPALEAANILAEKGISAAVVNARFVKPLDEDLITELSLRCGKVVTIEENTLIGGFGAAVLELFSKRGLRIPVKMIGLPDIFVEHGAPAILREKYGLTPEKIAEKVSFWLEHEVKTPEIKVLKA from the coding sequence ATGGCCAAGATTTTAGACCGCGTAAACTCACCGGCTGATTTAAAAAAACTAAAGCTAAGACACCTCAATAAATTGTCGGATGAATTACGCGAGTTGATCATTAATACTGTCTCACAGACAGGGGGGCATCTTGCCCCAAACTTAGGCGTAGTTGAGCTTACCATTGCCCTTCATTACGTGTTTGATTCCCCAAAGGATAAAATCGTGTGGGACGTAGGGCATCAGGCCTATGCCCATAAACTTCTTACCGGTCGCAAAGAGAGTTTTCATACGTTGCGCCAATATGGCGGGATCGCCGGGTTCCCAAAGCGTTCCGAAAGCCCACATGATATCGTAGATGTTGGCCACAGTAGTACGTCTATCTCCGCTGCTCTTGGGCTGGTTGTCGCGCAGGACATGCTTAAAAAAGAAGGCAAGGTCGTGGTTGTCATTGGGGATGGCTCAATGACCGCAGGGCTTGCCTTTGAAGGGCTTAACAACGCAGGTCATCTCAAAAAAGACCTCATTGTCATTTTGAATGACAACGAAATGTCCATCTCCCCCAATGTGGGGGCGCTTTCGTCTTTTCTTTCACGCAAATTAACAGGTCCTGTGGCAAGGCGCCTAAAAAGAGAGCTTGAGTCTTTTGTTAGCCACCTGCCTGGTGGGGAACATTTAGTCCAGGCCATCCGGAAGAGCGAAGACGCTATCAAGTGTCTCTTGACCCCAGGGATGTTGTTTGAAGCCTTTGGTTTTCGTTATGTTGGGCCAATTCCCGGGCATAATATCGAAATTTTGATAAATACCCTTAAAAACGTAAAAGACCTTGAAGGTCCCACACTGGTTCACGTGCTAACTCAAAAAGGCAAAGGCTACCCCCCTGCAGAAGAAGAGCCAGAAAGATTCCACGGCCTAGGGCCCTTTGACGTTAAGACCGGAAAGCCAACAGTCAGTAAACCGAGTCCGCCTTCCTATACAAGCGTTTTTTCAAAGACTATGGTTCGCCTTGGCAAAGAAGAGCCAAGGCTTGTGGCTATCACGGCGGCTATGCCTTCAGGCACAGGGCTTAAGGCCTTTTCAGAAAAATTTCCAGAGCGTTTTTTTGACGTAGGCATTGCTGAACAACATGCCGTTACTTTTGCGGCAGGCCTTGCCCTTGGTGGCCTCATTCCTGTCTGTGCCATCTATTCCACGTTTTTACAACGTGCTTTTGACCAGATCATCCACGACGTAGCCTTGACTGATCTTCACGTGGTTTTTGCCATTGATAGAGGTGGCATTGTGGGTGAAGACGGCCCCACCCACCAAGGCCAGTTTGACCTCTCCTATCTCCGTTTGATTCCCAACATGACTGTCATGGCCCCCAAGGACGAAAACGAACTCCAGCATATGCTTTATACGGCTATCAAATGTAAAGGGCCTGTGGCAGTGCGTTACCCCCGAGGGGCTGGAGTTGGCGTAAGCCTTGACTGGGAATTAAAAGAGCTTCCCATTGGCAAAGCCGAAATTATGCGTGAGGGTGCTGATGTTTTACTCCTTGCTATCGGAAACACCGTTTATCCTGCCCTTGAAGCTGCAAATATCCTGGCTGAAAAGGGCATTTCCGCTGCGGTAGTAAACGCCCGTTTTGTAAAGCCTCTTGACGAAGATTTGATTACGGAACTTTCTTTGCGTTGCGGCAAGGTGGTGACCATTGAAGAAAACACCCTTATTGGCGGGTTTGGGGCTGCAGTGCTTGAGCTTTTCTCAAAACGGGGCTTAAGGATTCCTGTAAAAATGATAGGCCTTCCTGACATTTTCGTTGAGCACGGAGCACCAGCAATTTTACGTGAAAAATACGGCTTAACCCCTGAAAAAATAGCGGAAAAGGTAAGCTTTTGGCTTGAACACGAAGTGAAAACTCCGGAGATTAAAGTCCTTAAAGCCTAA